A region from the Drosophila mauritiana strain mau12 chromosome 2L, ASM438214v1, whole genome shotgun sequence genome encodes:
- the LOC117135128 gene encoding myosin heavy chain, muscle isoform X26, which yields MPKPVANQEDEDPTPYLFVSLEQRRIDQSKPYDSKKSCWIPDEKEGYLLGEIKATKGDIVSVGLQGGETRDLKKDLLQQVNPPKYEKAEDMSNLTYLNDASVLHNLRQRYYNKLIYTYSGLFCVAINPYKRYPVYTNRCAKMYRGKRRNEVPPHIFAISDGAYVDMLTNHVNQSMLITGESGAGKTENTKKVIAYFATVGASKKTDEAAKSKGSLEDQVVQTNPVLEAFGNAKTVRNDNSSRFGKFIRIHFGPTGKLAGADIETYLLEKARVISQQSLERSYHIFYQIMSGSVAGVKDICLLTDNIYDYHIVSQGKVTVASIDDAEEFSLTDQAFDILGFTKQEKEDVYRITAAVMHMGGMKFKQRGREEQAEQDGEEEGGRVSKLFGCDTAELYKNLLKPRIKVGNEFVTQGRNVQQVTNSIGALCKGVFDRLFKWLVKKCNETLDTQQKRQHFIGVLDIAGFEIFEYNGFEQLCINFTNEKLQQFFNHHMFVLEQEEYKREGIDWAFIDFGMDLLACIDLIEKPMGILSILEEESMFPKATDQTFSEKLTNTHLGKSAPFQKPKPPKPGQQAAHFAIAHYAGCVSYNITGWLEKNKDPLNDTVVDQFKKSQNKLLIEIFADHAGQSGGGEQAKGGRGKKGGGFATVSSAYKEQLNSLMTTLRSTQPHFVRCIIPNEMKQPGVVDAHLVMHQLTCNGVLEGIRICRKGFPNRMMYPDFKMRYQILNPKGIKGIEDPKKCTKVLIESTELNDDQYRLGNTKVFFRAGVLGQMEEFRDERLGKIMSWMQAWARGYLSRKGFKKLQEQRVALKVVQRNLRKYLQLRTWPWYKLWQKVKPLLNVSRIEDEIARLEEKAKKAEELHAAEVKVRKELEALNAKLLAEKTALLDSLSGEKGALQDYQERNAKLTAQKNDLENQLRDIQERLTQEEDARNQLFQQKKKADQEISGLKKDIEDLELNVQKAEQDKATKDHQIRNLNDEIAHQDELINKLNKEKKMQGETNQKTGEELQAAEDKINHLNKVKAKLEQTLDELEDSLEREKKVRGDVEKSKRKVEGDLKLTQEAVADLERNKKELEQTIQRKDKELSSITAKLEDEQVVVLKHQRQIKELQARIEELEEEVEAERQARAKAEKQRADLARELEELGERLEEAGGATSAQIELNKKREAELSKLRRDLEEANIQHESTLANLRKKHNDAVAEMAEQVDQLNKLKAKAEKEKNEYYGQLNDLRAGVDHITNEKAAQEKIAKQLQHTLNEVQSKLDETNRTLNDFDASKKKLSIENSDLLRQLEEAESQVSQLSKIKISLTTQLEDTKRLADEESRERATLLGKFRNLEHDLDNLREQVEEEAEGKADLQRQLSKANAEAQVWRSKYESDGVARSEELEEAKRKLQARLAEAEETIESLNQKCIGLEKTKQRLSTEVEDLQLEVDRANAIANAAEKKQKAFDKIIGEWKLKVDDLAAELDASQKECRNYSTELFRLKGAYEEGQEQLEAVRRENKNLADEVKDLLDQIGEGGRNIHEIEKARKRLEAEKDELQAALEEAEAALEQEENKVLRAQLELSQVRQEIDRRIQEKEEEFENTRKNHQRALDSMQASLEAEAKGKAEALRMKKKLEADINELEIALDHANKANAEAQKNIKRYQQQLKDIQTALEEEQRARDDAREQLGISERRANALQNELEESRTLLEQADRGRRQAEQELADAHEQLNEVSAQNASISAAKRKLESELQTLHSDLDELLNEAKNSEEKAKKAMVDAARLADELRAEQDHAQTQEKLRKALEQQIKELQVRLDEAEANALKGGKKAIQKLEQRVRELENELDGEQRRHADAQKNLRKSERRVKELSFQSEEDRKNHERMQDLVDKLQQKIKTYKRQIEEAEEIAALNLAKFRKAQQELEEAEERADLAEQAISKFRAKGRAGSVGRGASPAPTASKGRKSALLEQ from the exons ATGCCGAAGCCAGTCGCAAATCAGGAGGATGAGGATCCCACCCCATACCTGTTCGTGTCTTTGGAGCAAAGGCGTATCGATCAATCGAAACCCTATGACTCGAAGAAGTCTTGCTGGATCCCCGATGAGAAGGAGGGTTATCTCCTTGGTGAGATCAAGGCCACCAAGGGCGATATCGTCTCCGTTGGTCTGCAGGGTGGAGAG ACACGAGACTTAAAGAAAGATCTGCTCCAGCAAGTGAACCCCCCGAAATACGAAAAAGCCGAGGATATGTCCAACTTGACATACCTTAACGATGCCTCTGTGCTCCATAACTTGAGACAGAGATACTACAACAAGCTGATCTAC ACCTACTCCGGTCTTTTCTGCGTTGCCATCAATCCTTACAAGCGCTACCCCGTGTATACCAACCGTTGCGCTAAGATGTACCGTGGCAAGCGCCGTAATGAGGTGCCACCCCATATTTTCGCCATCTCTGACGGTGCCTACGTCGACATGTTGACCAACCACGTGAATCAATCTATGTTGATCACCGGTGAGTCTGGTGCCGGAAAGACTGAGAACACCAAGAAGGTCATTGCGTACTTCGCCACTGTTGGTGCCTCCAAGAAGACCGATGAGGCCGCCAAGAGCAAGGGCTCCCTGGAAGATCAGGTTGTGCAGACCAACCCTGTGCTTGAGGCCTTCGGTAACGCCAAGACCGTGCGTAACGATAACTCCTCTCGTTTC GGTAAATTCATCCGTATCCACTTCGGACCCACTGGTAAACTGGCTGGTGCTGATATTGAGACCT ATCTGCTGGAGAAGGCCCGTGTCATCTCCCAGCAGTCCCTGGAGCGTTCTTACCACATCTTCTACCAGATCATGTCTGGCTCCGTTGCCGGTGTTAAAG ACATTTGTCTGTTGACCGATAACATCTACGATTACCACATTGTCTCCCAGGGCAAGGTCACTGTAGCCAGTATCGATGATGCTGAGGAGTTCTCCCTCACCGAT CAAGCCTTCGACATCTTGGGCTTCACCAAGCAGGAGAAGGAGGATGTGTACAGGATCACCGCCGCTGTCATGCACATGGGTGGCATGAAGTTCAAGCAACGTGGTCGCGAGGAGCAGGCTGAGCAGGACGGCGAGGAGGAGGGTGGCCGTGTGTCGAAGCTGTTCGGTTGCGATACCGCCGAGCTGTACAAGAACTTGCTGAAGCCCCGCATCAAGGTCGGCAACGAGTTCGTCACCCAGGGCCGTAACGTCCAGCAGGTCACCAACTCGATCGGTGCCCTCTGCAAGGGTGTGTTCGATCGTCTGTTCAAGTGGCTGGTGAAGAAGTGTAACGAGACTCTGGACACCCAGCAGAAGCGTCAGCACTTCATTGGTGTACTGGATATTGCTGGTTTTGAGATCTTCGAG TACAACGGTTTCGAGCAACTGTGTATTAACTTCACCAACGAGAAGTTGCAACAATTCTTCAACCATCACATGTTCGTTTTGGAGCAAGAAGAATACAAGAGGGAAGGCATTGACTGGGCCTTCATCGATTTCGGTATGGACTTGTTGGCCTGTATCGATCTGATTGAAAAG CCCATGGGTATCTTGTCCATCCTGGAGGAAGAGTCTATGTTCCCCAAGGCCACCGATCAGACCTTCTCGGAGAAGCTGACCAACACCCATTTGGGCAAGTCGGCTCCATTCCAGAAGCCCAAGCCTCCAAAGCCCGGTCAGCAGGCTGCCCACTTCGCCATTGCCCATTATGCTGGTTGCGTGTCCTACAACATCACCGGTTGGTTGGAGAAGAACAAGGATCCTCTGAACGACACCGTTGTCGACCAGTTCAAGAAGTCGCAGAACAAGCTGCTGATCGAAATCTTCGCCGATCACGCCGGCCAGTCGGGTGGCGGTGAACAGGCCAAGGGAGGTCGTGGCAAGAAGGGCGGTGGCTTCGCTACCGTCTCGTCGGCCTACAAGGAGCAGTTGAACAGCTTGATGACCACTCTGCGTTCGACCCAGCCTCACTTCGTCCGTTGCATCATTCCCAACGAAATGAAGCAGCCTGGCGTGGTTGATGCCCACTTGGTCATGCACCAGCTGACCTGTAACGGTGTGCTTGAAGGTATCCGTATTTGCCGTAAGGGTTTCCCCAACAGGATGATGTACCCCGACTTCAAGATGCG CTACCAAATCCTGAACCCCAAGGGTATCAAGGGTATTGAGGATCCCAAGAAATGCACGAAGGTTCTGATCGAGTCGACCGAACTGAACGATGATCAGTACCGTTTGGGTAACACAAAG GTGTTCTTCCGCGCCGGTGTCCTGGGTCAGATGGAGGAGTTCCGTGATGAGCGTCTGGGCAAGATCATGTCCTGGATGCAGGCCTGGGCCCGTGGTTACCTGTCCCGTAAGGGCTTCAAGAAGCTCCAGGAACAGCGCGTCGCCCTCAAGGTTGTCCAGCGCAATCTGCGCAAGTACCTGCAGCTCCGTACCTGGCCCTGGTACAAACTGTGGCAGAAGGTCAAGCCCCTCCTCAACGTCAGCCGCATCGAGGATGAGATTGCC CGTCTGGAGGAGAAGGCCAAGAAGGCTGAGGAACTGCATGCCGCTGAAGTGAAAGTGCGCAAGGAGCTGGAGGCCCTCAACGCCAAGCTGTTGGCTGAAAAGACCGCTCTGCTGGACTCCCTGTCCGGCGAGAAGGGTGCCCTGCAGGACTACCAGGAGCGCAACGCCAAGTTGACCGCCCAGAAGAACGACCTCGAGAACCAGCTGCGC GATATCCAAGAGCGCCTGACTCAGGAGGAGGATGCCCGCAACCAGCTGTTCCAGCAGAAGAAGAAGGCCGACCAGGAGATCTCTGGCCTGAAGAAGGACATCGAGGATCTGGAATTGAACGTCCAGAAGGCCGAGCAGGACAAGGCCACCAAGGATCACCAGATCCGCAACTTGAACGACGAGATCGCCCACCAGGATGAGCTCATCAACAAGTTGAACAAGGAGAAGAAGATGCAGGGCGAGACCAACCAGAAGACCGGTGAGGAGCTCCAGGCTGCCGAGGACAAGATCAACCACTTGAACAAGGTTAAGGCCAAGCTCGAGCAGACCCTCGATGAACTGGAGGATTCGCTGGAGCGCGAGAAGAAGGTGCGCGGCGATGTTGAGAAGTCCAAGCGCAAGGTTGAGGGCGACCTCAAGCTCACCCAGGAGGCTGTTGCCGATCTGGAGCGCAACAAGAAGGAGCTCGAGCAGACCATCCAGCGCAAGGACAAGGAGCTGTCCTCCATCACCGCCAAGCTCGAGGACGAGCAGGTCGTTGTTCTGAAGCACCAGCGCCAGATCAAGGAACTGCAGGCCCGCATCGAGGAGCTCGAGGAAGAGGTCGAGGCTGAGCGCCAGGCCCGCGCCAAGGCTGAGAAGCAGCGCGCCGATCTGGCCCGCGAACTCGAGGAATTGGGCGAGCGTCTGGAGGAGGCTGGCGGTGCCACCTCTGCCCAGATTGAGCTCAACAAGAAGCGTGAGGCTGAGTTGAGCAAACTGCGTCGCGATCTTGAGGAGGCCAACATCCAGCACGAGTCCACCCTGGCTAACCTGCGCAAGAAGCACAACGATGCCGTCGCCGAGATGGCCGAGCAGGTTGACCAGCTCAACAAGCTGAAGGCTAA GGCTGAGAAGGAGAAGAACGAGTACTACGGCCAGTTGAACGATCTGCGCGCCGGTGTCGACCACATTACCAACGAGAAG GCTGCCCAGGAGAAGATCGCCAAGCAGCTGCAGCACACCCTCAACGAGGTGCAGTCGAAACTGGATGAGACCAACAGGACTCTGAACGACTTCGATGCCAGCAAGAAGAAGCTGTCCATTGAGAACTCCGATCTGCTCCGCCAGCTGGAGGAGGCCGAGTCCCAGGTGTCTCAGCTGTCCAAGATCAAGATCTCTCTGACCACCCAGTTGGAGGACACCAAGCGTCTGGCCGACGAGGAGTCGCGCGAGCGTGCCACCCTTTTGGGCAAGTTCCGCAACTTGGAGCACGACCTGGACAATCTGCGCGAGCAGGTTGAGGAGGAGGCTGAGGGCAAGGCCGATCTGCAGCGCCAGCTGAGCAAGGCCAACGCTGAGGCCCAGGTGTGGCGCAGCAAGTACGAGTCCGATGGCGTTGCCCGCTctgaggagctggaggaggcCAAGAGGAAGCTGCAGGCCCGTTTGGCCGAGGCCGAGGAGACCATCGAGTCCCTCAACCAGAAGTGCATTGGCCTGGAGAAGACCAAGCAGCGTCTTTCCACCGAGGTGGAGGATCTGCAGCTGGAGGTCGACCGTGCCAACGCCATTGCCAACGCTGCCGAGAAGAAGCAGAAGGCCTTCGACAAGATCATCGGCGAGTGGAAACTCAAGGTCGACGATCtggctgctgagctggatgCCTCCCAGAAGGAGTGCCGCAACTACTCCACCGAGCTGTTCCGTCTTAAGGGCGCCTACGAGGAGGGCCAGGAGCAGTTGGAGGCTGTGCGTCGTGAGAACAAGAACCTGGCTGATGAGGTCAAGGATCTGCTCGACCAGATCGGTGAGGGTGGCCGCAACATCCATGAGATCGAGAAGGCCCGCAAGCGCCTGGAAGCCGAGAAGGACGAGCTCCAGGCTGCCCTCGAGGAGGCTGAGGCCGCTCTTGAGCAGGAGGAGAACAAGGTGCTCCGCGCTCAGCTTGAGCTGTCCCAGGTGCGCCAGGAGATCGACCGCCGCATccaggagaaggaggaggagttcGAGAACACCCGCAAGAACCACCAGCGTGCCCTCGACTCCATGCAGGCTTCCCTCGAAGCCGAGGCCAAGGGCAAGGCTGAGGCCCTGCGCATGAAGAAGAAGCTGGAGGCTGACATCAACGAGCTTGAGATTGCTCTGGATCACGCCAACAAG GCTAACGCCGAGGCCCAGAAGAACATCAAGCGTtaccagcagcagctgaaGGACATCCAGACTGCCCTCGAGGAGGAGCAGCGCGCCCGCGACGATGCCCGCGAACAGCTGGGTATCTCCGAGCGTCGTGCCAACGCCCTCCAGAACGAACTGGAAGAGTCTCGCACTCTGCTGGAGCAGGCCGACCGTGGCCGTCGCCAGGCCGAGCAGGAGCTGGCCGATGCCCACGAGCAGCTGAACGAAGTGTCCGCCCAGAACGCCTCCATCTCCGCTGCCAAGAGGAAGCTGGAGTCCGAGCTGCAGACCCTGCACTCCGACCTGGACGAACTCCTGAACGAAGCCAAGAACTCCGAGGAGAAGGCCAAGAAGGCTATGGTCGATGCCGCCCGCCTGGCCGATGAGCTGCGCGCTGAGCAGGATCATGCCCAGACCCAGGAGAAATTGAGGAAGGCCCTCGAGCAGCAGATCAAGGAGCTGCAGGTCCGTCTGGACGAGGCTGAGGCCAACGCCCTCAAGGGAGGCAAGAAGGCCATTCAGAAGCTTGAGCAGCGCGTCCGCGAGCTCGAGAACGAGCTGGATGGTGAGCAGAGGAGGCACGCCGATGCCCAGAAGAACCTGCGCAAGTCTGAGCGTCGCGTCAAGGAGCTGAGCTTCCAGTCCGAGGAGGACCGCAAGAACCACGAGCGCATGCAGGATCTGGTCGACAAGCTGCAACAGAAGATCAAGACATACAAGAGGCAGATCGAGGAGGCCGAGGAAATCGCCGCCCTCAACTTGGCCAAATTCCGCAAGGCTCAGCAGGAGCTTGAGGAGGCCGAGGAGCGTGCCGATCTGGCCGAGCAGGCCATCAGCAAATTCCGCGCCAAGGGACGTGCCGGTTCTGTCGGTCGTGGTGCCAGCCCAGCG CCGACAGCGTCAAAGGGCCGCAAGAGCGCGCTGCTGGAGCAGTAG